A window of Roseateles sp. XES5 genomic DNA:
CGCTCTCGTCCATCACGACATAAGAAAAGAACCAGAGGCTCATTTCCATGGCTGACAAGAAACACGGCATCGATCAGGCTCTGATCCGCGATCTCGCCAACATCCTCAACGAGACGGACCTGACCGAGATCGAAGTGGAGCAGGACGACCTGCGCATCCGCGTCTCGCGCGCCGGCACGCCGCAATATGTCCAGGCGCCCATCGCCGCCCCGGTCCAGGCCTTCGCCGCCCCGGCCGTCGCCGCCACCGCGGGCGCCGCGCCCGTCGCCGACGCACGCAACAACAAGAACGCCGTCACCGCCCCGATGGTCGGCACGGCGTATCTGTCGCCCGCCCCCGGCGCGCGCGCCTTCATCGAGGTCGGTGCGACGGTCAAGGAAGGCCAGACCATCCTCATCATCGAAGCCATGAAGACGATGAACCAGATCCCCGCCCCGCGCTCGGGCAAGGTGACGGAAATCCTCGTCTCGGATGCAAGCCCGGTCGAATATGGCGAACCGCTGATCGTCATCGAATAAGGCGGGTCCCATGATCTCCAAAGTCCTCATTGCCAACCGCGGCGAAATCGCCCTTCGCGTCCTCCGGGCGTGCAAGGAGCTCGGCATCGCCACGGTCGCCGTGCATTCGACGGCGGACGCCGACGCCATGCATGTGCGCCTCGCCGACGAGAGCGTGTGCATCGGCCCGCCGCCGTCGCGCGAAAGCTACCTGAACATCCACCAGATCGTCGCGGCCTGCGAGATCACCGGCGCCGACGCCGTGCATCCGGGCTACGGCTTCCTGTCGGAAAACGCCAAGTTCGCGGAAATCCTCGACGCGCACGGCATCACCTTCATCGGCCCGACGGCGGAACATATCCGCATCATGGGCGACAAGATCACCGCCAAGCAGACGGCGCAGGATCTCGGCATCCCGGTCGTTCCGGGCTCCGACGGCGAAGTGAAGCCGGAGAACGCGCTGGAAATCGCGCGCCAGATCGGCTTCCCCGTGCTCATCAAGGCCACCGCCGGCGGCGGCGGCCGCGGCATGAAGGTCGCCAAGAGCGAGGCCGATCTCGAGGAAGCCGTCGCGACGGCCCGTTCCGAGGCGCTCGCCGCCTTCGGCAACGACGCCGTCTACATGGAAAAGTACCTCGGCAAGCCGCGCCATATCGAAATCCAGGTCGTCGGCGACGGCATGGGCAATGCGGTGCATCTGGGTGAACGCGACTGCTCGCTGCAGCGCCGCCACCAGAAGGTCTGGGAAGAAGCCAACTCCCCGGCCCTCAATGTCGAACAGCGCATGAAGATCGGCCAGGTCTGCGCCGACGCCATGAAGAAGCTGAAATACCGCGGCGCGGGCACCTTCGAATTCCTCTACGAGAACGGCGAGTTCTATTTCATCGAGATGAACACCCGCGTGCAGGTGGAGCATCCGGTGACGGAGATGGTTACCGGCATCGACATCGTGCAGATGCAGATCCGCATCGCCGCCGGCGAGAAGCTGCCCTTCACCCAGCGCCAGATCGAGATGCGCGGCCACGCCATCGAGTGCCGCATCAACGCCGAGGACCCGCGCACCTTCGTTCCCTCCCCGGGCACGATCACGCATTTCCATGCACCGGGCGGCCTTGGCGTCCGCGTCGATTCGGGCGCCTATCAGGGCTACAAGATCCCGCCCTACTACGACAGCCTGATCGGCAAGCTCATCGTGCACGGCCGCACCCGCGTCGAATGCATGATGCGCCTGCGCCGCGTTCTCGACGAGTTCGTCATCGACGGCATCAAGACGACGCTGCCGCTGTTCCAGGACCTCATCGGCAACCAGGACATCGCCAACGGCGATTACGACATCCATTGGCTGGAGAATTATCTGGCCAACAAGACCGACGCCTGAGGGGGCGTCGGTTCGATGGCAGGGCGGCGCAGCCGGCACCCGGAAATCACCCCGGAACTCTTGCTGCGCGCCTATTCCATCGGGCTTTTCCCGATGGCCGATTCGGCCGATGACCCGGAGCTGTTCTGGGTCGAGCCCGATATCCGGGGCGTCCTCCCGCTGGACGCCTTCCACGTCTCGCGCAGCCTCGCCAAGACGATCCGCCAGAAGCCCTTCGACATCCGTTTCGATACCGCCTTCGACGCCGTGGTCGCCGCCTGCGCCGAGGCCGCGCCGGACCGGCCGTCGACCTGGATCAACGCCAAGATCAAATCGCTCTACAGCACGCTGCACCGCATGGGCCATGCCCATTCCGTCGAGGCCTGGGCGGACGGCCAGCTTGTCGGCGGCCTCTACGGCGTCTCGCTCGGCGCGGCCTTCTTCGGCGAAAGCATGTTCTCGCGGCGCACCGACGCCTCGAAGATCTGCCTCGTGCATCTGGTGGAGCGCCTGAAGACGAACGGCTTCCGCCTGCTCGACACGCAGTTCACCACCGAGCACCTCAAGACCTTCGGCGCCATCGACGTGCCGAAGATCGACTACGAGGACATGCTGGCCAACGCGCTGGCCTCGCCCAATCTGCAGTTCTAGCGCTTCCCGAACGCATCCCAGGATTGCTTTTGCGTGTCCTTCCTATAGTCTTGCCGGACTATGGGGGATACGGATTTGAAACGCACCTACGCCGCCGCCGCGCTCTTTGTCCTCGCGCTGACAGGAAGCGCGCTTGCCGAGCCCTACCAGAGCATGTTTCCCGCCCGTAACTTCACGGACGAAGCCAAGCGCCATCTGGAGAAGCTGGATTTCAAGCAGGGCGCGATCCCGCTTCCGGGCGCCAATGCGACCCTGAACGTTCCCGGCAATTTCTATTATCTCGACCCCGAGGATACCAGGACCGTTCTCGTCGACATCTGGGGCAATCCCGCCGGATCCGGCGAGGGCACGCTCGGCATGATCTTCCCGGTGAAGTACACGCCGCTCGACGGCGACAGCTGGGGATCGGTCGTCGAATACAATGCCGACGGCTATGTCTCCGATGTCGATGCGGCCAGCACCGACTATGACGAATTGCTGAAAACCTTGAAGCAGGCCGTCGCCGAGAACAATGTCGAGCGCGAGAAGCAGGGTTTTCCGCGCGTCACGCTGGTCGGCTGGGCGTCCGCGCCCCGCTACGATCAGTCCGCGCATGCCCTGCACTGGGCCCGCGACCTGATCTTCAGCGACGCGCAGGGGGCGCATACGCTGAACTATTCGGTGCGCGTGCTCGGCCGGGAAGGCGTCATGCAGTACAATTTCATCGCCAGCCTGCCGCAGCTCGAAGAGATCAAGGCCTCGATTCCCGACGTCATCGGGATCGTCCAGTTCGACAAGGGCAAGTCCTATGACGACTATCAGCAGGGCGACAAGCTCGCCGCCTATGGCATGGCCGGCATCATCGCGGCGGGCGCGGGTGCCAAGGTCGCAGCAAAGGCGGGCCTCATCGCCATCGCCCTCGCCTTTCTCAAGAAAGGCGGCTTCCTGATCGCGCTGCTGTTCGCGGGCGCCGGACGCTTCCTCAAGGGTCTCTTCAGCCGAAAGTCGCCGGGCGCCTGAGGCGCCCGTTCTTTTCACTGGGTCTTCCGCCTAAGGCGCCCTTTCTTTTACTGCGTCTTCGCTTCGGAATCTTCCGGCGGCGGCACGTCCGACTTCGCCTTGCACTCGGTCAGCCACACGTCATAGACGGGGTGCTCCACGGCGTTGAGGCCGGGGCTGTCGGCGAACATCCAGCCGGTGAAGATGCGGCGGATCTTGCGGTCGAGCGTGATTTCGTCGACCTCGACGAAGGAGGTCACTTTCTGCGCCTCGGTGTCGTCGCGGCTGTAGCAGACCTTGGGCGTCACCTGGAGCGCGCCGAACTGCACGGTCTCGCCGATATAGACATCGAAATTGGTGATGCGGCCGGTGATCTTGTCGATGCCGGAGAAGGTGGCGACGGGGTTTTCGATGCGCGCGGCCTCAGCGCCCACAGGCGCCAGGACAAGGCCTGCGACGGCCGCTGCGAAAGCAGCCGAAACGAAGCGCCGTGCGGCGTTTGCCCGTGAAAACCCTGATGTCATGAAAGCCGTCTCCTGATCCGTCCCGGCATTCGCCGGTGGCATCCAGCTACCGGCGAAATGTGGCCAAATCGGTATCAGTTACCCGGGGTCCAGGCGTCGTAGTCGCCCGTCACGCGCGGACGCTCGCCGGTGGCGGCAAGCGAGCCCGGCGGGCGGTAGGCCTGGGCCGTGCCGGTCGGGTTCGGGCGGTGCGGCTGCTGCCATTCGCGCGCCTTGTAGTCCTCGTCCGCCGGGGAAACGTCCGTGCGGTGATGCATCCAGCCGTGCCAGCCCGGCGGGATGGCGGAGGCTTCGGCATAACCGTTGTAGATCACCCAGCGACGGGTGCGGCCTTCGGAATCCTTGCCGCCCTGATAGTAGACGTTGCCGAGCTCATCCTGGCCGACCCGGGTGCCGAAGCGCCAGGTATGGAAACGGGTGCCGATCGTCTGACCGTTCCACCAGGTGAAAATCTGCTTGAGAAGGTTCATGGGCTGGCGTCCTTGGCAGGGCCGTGCCGGAAGCGCGGCCCGAGACTGATGGTTTGCCCGCGTATCGCGGGTGACATTTCTTCCGCTTATGGCGCTAAGACGCCGGAATGTCCAGCGATTCCCACGCCTTCGCCCACGGCTTTTCGCGGGGCTCAGCCGCCGAGCGGCTTCTCGTAGACATCGAGCGGCACGCCGGAGACGTTATCGGCCGAATGCTGCGCCTCGCCCACCTTGGCAAAGCCGTGCGCGGCATAGAAGGCGACCGCCGCCGCGTTGCGCGGATCGACCTCCAGCAGCATCGTCCTGGCATCCGGGAAGCAGGTTTCGAGCTCGGCGAACATGTCGCGGCCGATGCCCTGCCGCTGGAAGCGCGGCAGCACGTAGAGCTGGTGCAGGAAGGCGGCCTTCGGGCGGTCCTTCGCCATGGCGACATAGCCCATGCCGGCAAGGTCGCGGCCGTTGTCGGCGACGACGAACTCGCTGTCCTTGCGCTCCAGCCGGGCCTTCAGCGCCGGCAGGGAATGCCAGCGCGCGGTGATCTCGCTGACCTTGTCCGCGCCGTAGAGCGCGTCATAGGTCGCGTGCCACGTCTCGGCCAGCAGCGCGCTGACCTTGGCCAGATCGCGCTCCGAAGCCGTGCGGACGAAGAACACCGGCTTACTCCTCGATGCCGAGCTTGGCCTTGACCAGCGCCTGAACGGCCTGCGGGTTGGCCTTGCCGCCCGTCGCCTTCATGACCTGGCCGACGAACCAGCCGGCAAGCGTCGGCTTGGCGAGAACCTTGGCCACCTGGTCGGGGTTGGCGGCGATGATCTCGTCGACGGCCTTCTCGATGGCGCCGGTGTCGGTGACCTGCTTCATGCCGCGCGCCTCGACGATCTCGGCCGGGTTGCCGCCCTCGTTCCAGACGATCTCGAAGAGATCCTTGGCGATCTTGCCGGAGATGGTGCCGTCCTTGATGAGATCGATGACGCCGCCGAGCTGGGCGGGCGAAACCGGAGTCTCTTCAATGGCTTTGCCGTCCTTGTTCAAGGCGCCGAGCAGGTCGTTGATGACCCAGTTCGCGGCGATCTTGCCGTCACGGCCGGCGGCCACGGCCTCGTAATAGTCGGCGATCGCCTTTTCCGAAACGAGCACCGAGGCGTCGTAGACCGACAGGCCGAGGTCCTTGACGAAGCGGATCTTCTTGTCGTCGGGCAGTTCCGGCAGGTCGGCGAGCAGCGCGCCGACGAATTCGTTGTCGAATTCCAGCGGCAGCAGGTCCGGGTCGGGGAAATAGCGGTAGTCGTGCGCGTCTTCCTTCGAGCGCATGGAGCGCGTCTCGCCCTTGCCGGGATCGAAGAGACGGGTTTCCTGGTCGATGCTGCCGCCATCCTCCAGAATGCCGATCTGGCGGCGGGCTTCATATTCGATCGCCTGGCCGATGAAGCGGATGGAGTTGACGTTCTTGATCTCGCAGCGCGTGCCGAAGGCCTCGCCCGGGCGGCGCACGGAGACGTTGACGTCGGCGCGCATGGAGCCCTCGTCCATGTTGCCGTCGCAGGTGCCGAGATAACGCACGATGGAGCGCAGCTTCGTCATATAGGCCTTGGCCTCGTCCGACGAGCGCATGTCCGGCTTGGAGACGATCTCCATCAGCGCGACGCCCGACCGGTTGAGGTCGACATAGGACATGGTCGGATGCTGGTCGTGCATCGACTTGCCGGCGTCCTGCTCGAGGTGCAGGCGCTCGATGCCGATCTCGATATCCTCGAAGTTGCCCTGGCGGTCCGGGCCGAGCGAGATGGTGATCTTGCCCTCGCCGACGATCGGGTCCTTGAACTGCGAGATCTGGTAGCCCTGCGGCAGGTCCGGATAGAAGTAGTTCTTGCGGTCGAAGATCGAGCGGTGGTTGATCTGCGCCTTCAGGCCGAGGCCCGTGCGCACCGCCTGCCTGACACATTCGACGTTGATGACCGGCAGCATGCCCGGCATGGCGGCATCGACCAGCGAGACATTGGCGTTCGGCGCCTTGCCGAATTCCGTCGAGGCGCCGGAGAAGAGCTTGGAATTGGACAGGACCTGCGCGTGCACCTCCATGCCGATGATGACTTCCCAATCGCCGGTGGCGCCGGGGATCAAGCGTTTCGGATCGGGGGTGCGGACGTCGACGAGGGTCATTGTAGGCTCTTGTTGTGGTGTCTTCGGTGCTGTCTCGGTAGAACATATGGGCAGGCGGCGCAAGGTTTTCAGCGGGCGCGGATCGTCGCCGTTAGGCGGCCGGCAAGGTTGATCCGGTAAAAGCGCGCCATGGACACCGCAACGGCGCTTTTCATCATTTTCCTCATCTTCAACGTCGTGACGTTCTGCCTCTACTGGTGGGACAAGGAGGCCGCGCGCGACGGCCACTGGCGCGTCTCCGAAGCACGGCTGCTCCAGTTCGCCTTTCTCGGCGGAAGCCTCGGCGCCTTCGCCGCGCAACGCCTGCTGCGCCACAAGACGCGCAAGGAACCATTCCGTACGCAGCTTCTGGCGATCCTCGTGCTGCATGCGCTGCTGGTCCCGGTGGCGCTGATCTTCGGCCCGGACCTTCTGCGGATGCTGCACACAGGCTGATCGCCCTCTTCCCGACGGCCCTTCCCGCCGCGCGGGTTGACATCGATCCTCATTCGTAACTATTATTGTTACATGAAAAGAAACAGCCGCCTTTCCGCCGTGCTTCACGCGCTCATGCACATGGCCGAACGCGAGGAACCGATGACCTCGGACGATCTCGCGCTCTGCCTCGACACCAATGCCGTCGTCGTGCGGCGCACCATGGCGGGGCTGCGCGAGGCCGGCATCGTGCAGTCCGGCCGCGGCCATGGCGGCGGCTGGCACTTTGCCCGGCCCCTTGCCGAGATCTCGCTGCTCGACATCTACAACGCCCTCGGCGAGCCGATCGTCTTCCAGATCGGCCCGGCGACGGAAATGCCGGGCTGCGTGGTCGAACAATCCGTCAACCGGGTGATCGGCGACGCCCTGAAGGACGCCGAGGCGATCCTGATGGCGCGCTTTTCCGGCACGACACTGGCGGACCTTGCGGCCGATTTCCGCGCGGCGGCCAGGCACTGCCAAGCCACTACCGGCACCGACCGCGGCTAGATCGCACCCACACCCGATACCCCGCATCGAACGGACGGCTCCGGCCGGCCGCACGATGCCGCTCGCTCCACAGAAAGGATGAACCATGACCGAAGATGCCATCATCGTCGGCGGGGGCTTTGCCGGCCTTTCCGCCGCCCTGCAGCTTGCCCGCGCCCGCCGCCGCGTCACCGTCGTCGACACCGGCGAACCGCGCAACCGCTTCGCCGCCCATGCGCACGGCTTCCTCGCGCAGGACGGCCGGCCGGGGCGCGACATCCTCGCCGATGCCCGCCGCCAGCTTGCCGCCTACGAGACCGTCACCTTCCGCGATGCGCCCGCCGAACGGCTGGACGGCGAGCGGGACGCCTTCACCGTCGTCACGGGCGACGGCGGACGGATCGCGGGGCGGCGCGTGCTGCTCGCCACCGGCTTCGAGGACCAGCTTCCCGCCATTCCCGGCCTTGCCGAGCGCTGGGGCAAGACGGTGCTGCATTGCCCCTATTGCCATGGCTACGAGGTGGGCGGCGGGTCGGTCGGCGTCCTCGCCCGCACGGCGGAGGCCGCGCGCTTTGCCGCCGTCGTCGCCGACTGGGGCCATGTCACGCTTTTTACCAATGCGGTGCCGGAGCCGGACGACGAGGCGCTTGCCGTTCTCGCCGCGCGCGACGTGAAGCTGCGGCCGGGCCGCGTCACCGCCATCTCGGACGGGCCGGACGGCATGCTCGCCGTCGAGACCGGCCCCGGCATTCCGACGCTGGTCAAGGCGCTCTTCGTCATGCCGGAGGCGAAGGTGCGCAGCGCGATTCCGGCCGACCGCGGCCTGAAGACGAAGGAGACGCCCATCGGCCGGATCCTTCACACCGACGACAGCGGGCAGACCTCCCTGCCCGGCCTCTATGCGGCCGGCGACATCGCGCTGGGCGCGGCCAATATCGCGCTCGCCTCGGCCAATGGCGTGAAGACCGGCGTCTTCCTGCACCATTCGCTGATCTGGCCCGCACATTGACCTTTGCGGATGCCGCGGTTATTCCGGGGCATCCGTATTGGAGTTTTGATGTTCAACTCGTCTGAGTCCTGCTGAAGACCCTGCCCGCCAATACTGCGCGCAGGGTCTGAAAAAACGCCGAGCCCTGCCACCCCTCGGGTGGCGGAACGTTTTTTCGCGTTCATCCGAACGCCGGACGGATTCTCAAGACAATGGACATTTCGCGCGCCGAACAGCGCATTCTTCACCTGCTCGCCCAGGGCGGCAGGATCGACATCGAAAAAGACGACAACCGCAAGATCACGACGGTCGCCTGCGTCACGCGGGACGGCTGGCGGGCAAGCGGCCTCGACATCGACCTCTTCCGCAAGCTGAAGCGCCGGCGGTGCATCGCCTCCTCCGGCGGCAGGCCCTATCGCATCACGCAGCGGGGGCTCGAACTGGTGCGGGCGCAGCTGGACAACCAGTGAAAGCGACCGGGGACCGATAAAAAACGGGAGGCGCGGCGCAGGCCCGCCTCCCCATCCCCCTCGTCAAAAACCGCCCGGCCCATAGGCGACCGGCTCGTCCTCGACGAGCTGCCGGCGCAGGCCGACCGATTCGATATTGCGGTCGAGGCGCTGCGAATAGTCGACGGACAGCCAGTTCACCGCATAACCCTGCTTCTGGAAGAAGCCGACCGCCGCGACATTGCGCGCATGGGTCTGGAGCCGCGCCGCCTCGAAGCCGGCCGCCACGACCTCCGCCTCCATGGCCGCCAGCAGGGCGGAGCCGAGGCCCTTCTTCTGCTGCGACGGCTCGACCCAGAGATCGCTGATCTCGTCGTCCAGCCCCTCGCGCGCCGCCCAGCCGGCAAGCTGGGCGTCGAACTCGGCGACGGTCACCCGCAGCCAGCGGCTGGTCAGGAACTGCTGGAAGGCATTGCGGGCATGGTCGCGCCGCACCTGCAGATCGGCAACGCCCACGACAGCCTGTTCCCAGGCCCTGACGCCGATCTCGACGAGGACAGGAACATCCGCTTCCCGGGCATTGCGAACCGTGATCATGGGATTCTCTCCACCCCCATGAAAGCACCGCGCGGGGCGCTTGGCGAGGGAGACGAAAGGCTATCCACGGCGATGATGGGGCGGAAGGACGCAACGCGGCGGGGAAAGCGCGTGGGAACGGCTCGGCAGAAAGGCGGCGCGCGCCCAAAACGAAACCGCCCGGTCTTTCGACCGGGCGATCCCTTACTTGTCGCGCAGCTGCACGAGGTCGTTCATCAGGCCTGCCGTCCCGTTGTGGATGGTCAGGCGCTCGACCTTGCCGGCGATGGCCTCGAGCGCTTCCAGCTCCTTCAGCCGCAGCATGACCGGGTTTTCGGCCATCACCTTGGCCGTGTTGAGCAGCGAACGGGTTGCGTTCGTCTCCTCGCGGCGGCGGATGACATTGGCCTCGGCCTGCTTTTCGGCGGCCACGACCTGGTTGAGGATATCGCGCATCTCGCCCGGCAGGATCACGTCCTTGAGCTCGATGGCCGAAACCTCGACCCCGATGGCGGCCATGTCCGTGCGCACCTTCTCGGCGGCCTCGGCATTGACCGTCACCTTGCGTTCAAGGATCTGGTCGAGCGTCAGCGTGCCGAGCGTCTGGCGGAAGGCGAACTGCAGCGCCCGGTAGAGGGCGTCGGCGAAGTCCTTGACCTCGGAGACGGCCTTCAGCGGATCGACGACGCGGTACTCGGCCGAAATGTTCACCCGGATCGTGACCTTGTCACGGGTGAGCAGTTCCTGGCCGGTCACGTCGAGCGACTGACGCTTCAGGTCGACCACGCGCACCTGGACCGTCTTGCCGAGGTTCCAGAAGGCGTGCGTGCCCGGCTCAAGCATGCGCTGGTGCGTGCCGTCGACGAAGAGCAGGCCGACCTGGCCGTCATGGACGACGAAGGCCGTGACCAGTTCCCCGCGGCGGGCGCGCGTCAGCCGGCGCATCAGCTCCGGATCGACGTCGAGCCGTTCGGAAAGGTCGACGCGCGTCTCGGTCCACGGACCGGCGGCGGTCCACACCACCAGCTTCTGGTCCGGCGACAGCACCGTGTAGATCTCGCCGTCCCGCTCGACGACCGCGATTTCGCGGGCATTCGTGCGCAGGACCGTCAGTTCACGGCGCGCGACCTGCGGGAGCGTGTCGAACAGCGGCTTCTCGTAGGCCGAGGCGAAGACCGGCCGGTTCATGTCGTGGCGTTCCAGTTCCAGCATGCCGCGGCGGTTCGGCAGGGCATGTTCCCCCGCGCCGAAAATGCCGATAACCTCTCCCTTGTAGAGAGCGAGCAGCCGTTCGTTGGCCTTCACGAGGACGCGCTTGCGCCCCAAAATCATATCGAGAAACATCGTCATTGTTCTTGCTCCTTCGGTCATACGCTACGTCATGAACCGATTGTCCTTTCGTCGTCAGTTCCCTTGGAAACCCGTCTCGCCCGGGGAACGTTCAGGCGGGGTCTTGGTCGAAACGAGATCCGGGAACCGGCTGACGGCCATCGGCGGCGGGTTTGCGGGAGCGGATCGCGC
This region includes:
- a CDS encoding DUF1294 domain-containing protein — encoded protein: MDTATALFIIFLIFNVVTFCLYWWDKEAARDGHWRVSEARLLQFAFLGGSLGAFAAQRLLRHKTRKEPFRTQLLAILVLHALLVPVALIFGPDLLRMLHTG
- a CDS encoding DUF2155 domain-containing protein, producing MTSGFSRANAARRFVSAAFAAAVAGLVLAPVGAEAARIENPVATFSGIDKITGRITNFDVYIGETVQFGALQVTPKVCYSRDDTEAQKVTSFVEVDEITLDRKIRRIFTGWMFADSPGLNAVEHPVYDVWLTECKAKSDVPPPEDSEAKTQ
- the accB gene encoding acetyl-CoA carboxylase biotin carboxyl carrier protein, encoding MADKKHGIDQALIRDLANILNETDLTEIEVEQDDLRIRVSRAGTPQYVQAPIAAPVQAFAAPAVAATAGAAPVADARNNKNAVTAPMVGTAYLSPAPGARAFIEVGATVKEGQTILIIEAMKTMNQIPAPRSGKVTEILVSDASPVEYGEPLIVIE
- a CDS encoding slipin family protein; the encoded protein is MTMFLDMILGRKRVLVKANERLLALYKGEVIGIFGAGEHALPNRRGMLELERHDMNRPVFASAYEKPLFDTLPQVARRELTVLRTNAREIAVVERDGEIYTVLSPDQKLVVWTAAGPWTETRVDLSERLDVDPELMRRLTRARRGELVTAFVVHDGQVGLLFVDGTHQRMLEPGTHAFWNLGKTVQVRVVDLKRQSLDVTGQELLTRDKVTIRVNISAEYRVVDPLKAVSEVKDFADALYRALQFAFRQTLGTLTLDQILERKVTVNAEAAEKVRTDMAAIGVEVSAIELKDVILPGEMRDILNQVVAAEKQAEANVIRRREETNATRSLLNTAKVMAENPVMLRLKELEALEAIAGKVERLTIHNGTAGLMNDLVQLRDK
- a CDS encoding NAD(P)/FAD-dependent oxidoreductase, which gives rise to MTEDAIIVGGGFAGLSAALQLARARRRVTVVDTGEPRNRFAAHAHGFLAQDGRPGRDILADARRQLAAYETVTFRDAPAERLDGERDAFTVVTGDGGRIAGRRVLLATGFEDQLPAIPGLAERWGKTVLHCPYCHGYEVGGGSVGVLARTAEAARFAAVVADWGHVTLFTNAVPEPDDEALAVLAARDVKLRPGRVTAISDGPDGMLAVETGPGIPTLVKALFVMPEAKVRSAIPADRGLKTKETPIGRILHTDDSGQTSLPGLYAAGDIALGAANIALASANGVKTGVFLHHSLIWPAH
- a CDS encoding YjhX family toxin, with product MDISRAEQRILHLLAQGGRIDIEKDDNRKITTVACVTRDGWRASGLDIDLFRKLKRRRCIASSGGRPYRITQRGLELVRAQLDNQ
- the gatB gene encoding Asp-tRNA(Asn)/Glu-tRNA(Gln) amidotransferase subunit GatB; translated protein: MEVHAQVLSNSKLFSGASTEFGKAPNANVSLVDAAMPGMLPVINVECVRQAVRTGLGLKAQINHRSIFDRKNYFYPDLPQGYQISQFKDPIVGEGKITISLGPDRQGNFEDIEIGIERLHLEQDAGKSMHDQHPTMSYVDLNRSGVALMEIVSKPDMRSSDEAKAYMTKLRSIVRYLGTCDGNMDEGSMRADVNVSVRRPGEAFGTRCEIKNVNSIRFIGQAIEYEARRQIGILEDGGSIDQETRLFDPGKGETRSMRSKEDAHDYRYFPDPDLLPLEFDNEFVGALLADLPELPDDKKIRFVKDLGLSVYDASVLVSEKAIADYYEAVAAGRDGKIAANWVINDLLGALNKDGKAIEETPVSPAQLGGVIDLIKDGTISGKIAKDLFEIVWNEGGNPAEIVEARGMKQVTDTGAIEKAVDEIIAANPDQVAKVLAKPTLAGWFVGQVMKATGGKANPQAVQALVKAKLGIEE
- a CDS encoding GNAT family N-acetyltransferase gives rise to the protein MFFVRTASERDLAKVSALLAETWHATYDALYGADKVSEITARWHSLPALKARLERKDSEFVVADNGRDLAGMGYVAMAKDRPKAAFLHQLYVLPRFQRQGIGRDMFAELETCFPDARTMLLEVDPRNAAAVAFYAAHGFAKVGEAQHSADNVSGVPLDVYEKPLGG
- the accC gene encoding acetyl-CoA carboxylase biotin carboxylase subunit, which codes for MISKVLIANRGEIALRVLRACKELGIATVAVHSTADADAMHVRLADESVCIGPPPSRESYLNIHQIVAACEITGADAVHPGYGFLSENAKFAEILDAHGITFIGPTAEHIRIMGDKITAKQTAQDLGIPVVPGSDGEVKPENALEIARQIGFPVLIKATAGGGGRGMKVAKSEADLEEAVATARSEALAAFGNDAVYMEKYLGKPRHIEIQVVGDGMGNAVHLGERDCSLQRRHQKVWEEANSPALNVEQRMKIGQVCADAMKKLKYRGAGTFEFLYENGEFYFIEMNTRVQVEHPVTEMVTGIDIVQMQIRIAAGEKLPFTQRQIEMRGHAIECRINAEDPRTFVPSPGTITHFHAPGGLGVRVDSGAYQGYKIPPYYDSLIGKLIVHGRTRVECMMRLRRVLDEFVIDGIKTTLPLFQDLIGNQDIANGDYDIHWLENYLANKTDA
- a CDS encoding NADH:ubiquinone oxidoreductase subunit NDUFA12 translates to MNLLKQIFTWWNGQTIGTRFHTWRFGTRVGQDELGNVYYQGGKDSEGRTRRWVIYNGYAEASAIPPGWHGWMHHRTDVSPADEDYKAREWQQPHRPNPTGTAQAYRPPGSLAATGERPRVTGDYDAWTPGN
- a CDS encoding DUF2167 domain-containing protein, with translation MKRTYAAAALFVLALTGSALAEPYQSMFPARNFTDEAKRHLEKLDFKQGAIPLPGANATLNVPGNFYYLDPEDTRTVLVDIWGNPAGSGEGTLGMIFPVKYTPLDGDSWGSVVEYNADGYVSDVDAASTDYDELLKTLKQAVAENNVEREKQGFPRVTLVGWASAPRYDQSAHALHWARDLIFSDAQGAHTLNYSVRVLGREGVMQYNFIASLPQLEEIKASIPDVIGIVQFDKGKSYDDYQQGDKLAAYGMAGIIAAGAGAKVAAKAGLIAIALAFLKKGGFLIALLFAGAGRFLKGLFSRKSPGA
- a CDS encoding GNAT family N-acetyltransferase produces the protein MITVRNAREADVPVLVEIGVRAWEQAVVGVADLQVRRDHARNAFQQFLTSRWLRVTVAEFDAQLAGWAAREGLDDEISDLWVEPSQQKKGLGSALLAAMEAEVVAAGFEAARLQTHARNVAAVGFFQKQGYAVNWLSVDYSQRLDRNIESVGLRRQLVEDEPVAYGPGGF
- the aat gene encoding leucyl/phenylalanyl-tRNA--protein transferase; this translates as MAGRRSRHPEITPELLLRAYSIGLFPMADSADDPELFWVEPDIRGVLPLDAFHVSRSLAKTIRQKPFDIRFDTAFDAVVAACAEAAPDRPSTWINAKIKSLYSTLHRMGHAHSVEAWADGQLVGGLYGVSLGAAFFGESMFSRRTDASKICLVHLVERLKTNGFRLLDTQFTTEHLKTFGAIDVPKIDYEDMLANALASPNLQF
- a CDS encoding Rrf2 family transcriptional regulator, producing the protein MKRNSRLSAVLHALMHMAEREEPMTSDDLALCLDTNAVVVRRTMAGLREAGIVQSGRGHGGGWHFARPLAEISLLDIYNALGEPIVFQIGPATEMPGCVVEQSVNRVIGDALKDAEAILMARFSGTTLADLAADFRAAARHCQATTGTDRG